CCCGGACGCCTTGTATGGTATCCAGGACAGTAAGGACGTTGTTCCCGTCGATGGTCACGCCTTCCATCCCGTACCCTTTGGCCCGGTCGGCCAGTTGGGCGCAACGGTATTGCTCCCGGACAGGGGTACTCAGACCGTAGCCGTTGTTTTCGATGATAAAAATGACCGGGAGGTCCCAGACCGCCGCCACGTTCAGGGCTTCGTGAAAGTCGCCTTCGCTCGTCCCCCCATCCCCGCAAAAGGCCAGGGATACTTTGGGCGCTCCCTGTAGCCGGTGCGCCAGGGCCGTGCCGTCCGCCACCGCCATCTGGGGTCCGAGGTGGGAGATCATCCCACATATATGGTGCTCCCTGCTGCCAAAGTGAAAGCTTCTTTCCCGTCCCCGGCTGTAGCCGTCGGGTTGCCCTTCCCATTGGTGGAACAATTTTGACAAGGGCATTTCCCGGGTGGTAAACACGCCCAGGTTCCGGTGCAGGGGCATGATCCATTCGTCCGGTTCCAGCGCGAGGCTCGCGCCCACCGCAATGGCTTCCTGGCCGATGCCGCTAAACCATTTGCTGATTTTACCCTGCCGGAGCAGGATCAGCATCTTCTCCTCGATCATCCGGGGCAACACGAGCGCGCGGTACGTCCGGACCAGCGCTTCATCCGACCAGTGCTTGCGGTCAAAAAACATATAGCATCAACGTTTTTGAGGCGCGGCGGCGAGCGCCGCGCGGGCTATTCCGACTTGTGTTCCTGCTGCTTCTCCAACCCGTCGAAAAACGACAGAATCACCGACAGCAAAATACTGAAGACGAGGGCCCACCAAAAATTATCAATATGGAAGCCGTGTACAAAATAGGCGTCGAGCAATATGATGCCGGCGTTGATGACGAAGAGGAACAAACCAAAGGTGACCAGGGTCGCCGGAAGGGTGAGGAAGATCAAAATGGGACGGATAAATGCATTCAACACGGCCAGGACCAGCGCCACTATGATGGCCGTCCAGTAGGAGTCGATTTTGACCCCCGGTAGCAAACGCGCCAACCCGAGGATCACCGCTGCCGTGAAGAATATCTTGAGAATGAACTTCACCATGCGGTGAATGTAACAATAAACGTGCTAATCGCCAACGTTGAGTTGCGGCGGCGGGCTAAAAGGACAAATTAGCCCGCCGCCGCAACACCGCTTATGATGGCCCTTCGGGCAGGGCGCCGGTGGCGCCCTTTAGACCACTATCAGCTCATAAAACCGCTCCGGCACCAGGTACTTCTGTGCCAGCTCCTGCAGTTCCGCGGCGGTGATCGTTTTGGTGATCTCCACCGCCCTGTCGAAATAGCCGGTGTCCAATCCATGCAGGATGATGTTTTTCCAGCGCCCGATGATTTGAAAGGGACCGTCCAGGTCACCCAGCAAGGTGCCGATCATATAATTGCGCACGAGGTGAAGCTCTTCTTCCTCCAC
This region of Dinghuibacter silviterrae genomic DNA includes:
- a CDS encoding phage holin family protein, with the translated sequence MVKFILKIFFTAAVILGLARLLPGVKIDSYWTAIIVALVLAVLNAFIRPILIFLTLPATLVTFGLFLFVINAGIILLDAYFVHGFHIDNFWWALVFSILLSVILSFFDGLEKQQEHKSE